From one Esox lucius isolate fEsoLuc1 chromosome 11, fEsoLuc1.pri, whole genome shotgun sequence genomic stretch:
- the ndufa4l gene encoding cytochrome c oxidase subunit NDUFA4L, which produces MLSTVSRQLKSHPALVPLFIFIGGGMCMSGAYLVRLAMGPHVSWNRNGNPEPWNKTAPTQQHKLYAVNMDYSKLKKEGPDF; this is translated from the exons ATGTTGAGCACAGTTAGTAGGCAACTTAAAAGCCATCCAGCT TTGGTccccctcttcatcttcatcggTGGTGGGATGTGCATGTCTGGGGCGTACCTCGTTCGCCTGGCAATGGGACCCCATGTCAG CTGGAATCGCAATGGCAACCCTGAGCCCTGGAATAAGACAGCGCCCACACAACAGCACAAG TTGTATGCTGTTAACATGGACTACAGCAAGCTGAAGAAAGAGGGTCCTGACTTCTAA